From a single Ascaphus truei isolate aAscTru1 chromosome 2, aAscTru1.hap1, whole genome shotgun sequence genomic region:
- the LOC142488332 gene encoding uncharacterized protein LOC142488332, which produces MDPRLLSFPVVVLERLEIESEKEETDTGDNLIPIKREIDPFPVGGFPVIVPERLEIKSEKEELNTEDHLTTMKSEMVTFPVDENCQNEEQNWSLDMSRSGLTHSSPEVPTKHDSCHMLDKCKESVTHDGEFTGRVQHIVQTGSKYGSSRRYERDGQLFVCCECGKGFSLDREFLTHVCAHTREKPFTCTECGKSFSLKGNLLSHQSIHKADKPFNCTECGKRFSSKRYLLDHQRIHTGVKPFTCTECGKSFSQKSNLLTHERIHTGEKSFTCTEYGKQFSIKSKLLYHQKIYTGKKPFTCRECGKSFSWKSHFLIHERIHTGEKPFTCTECGKSFSLKQNLVSHQNIHKADKPFNCTECGKRFTSKRCLLDHQMIHTGVKPFTCTECGKSFSRKSNLLKHEMIHTGEKSFTCTVCGKSFSLKQNLLSHQSIHTGDKPFNCTECGKQFSTKRYLLDHQWIHTGVKAFTCIECGKSFSQKSNLLTHEWIHTGVKPFTCTVCGKNFSLKGRLFSHQSIHTADKPFNCTECGKRFSRKRYLLDHQRIHTGVKPFTCTECGKSFSQKNNLLTHERIHTGEKPFTCTECGKSFSWKSNLLTHERIHTGKKPFTCTVCGKSFSWKSHFLAHERIHTGKKPFSCTECAKSFSLKSNLRTHERTHTGEKPFSCTEYGKQFRIKNNLLYHQKIHTGKKPFICTDCGKSFSQKSNLLTHERIHTGVKPFTCTECGKSFSWKCNLLTHERIHTGAKPFTCSVCGKNFSLKRNLLSHQSIHTADKPFNCTECGKQFSTKRYLLDHQRIHTGEKPFTCRECGKSFSWKSNLLAHERIHKGEKPFSCTEYGKQFSIKNNLLYHQKIHTRKKPFTCTECGKSFSWKSHFFIHERIHTGEKPFTCTECGKSFSLKGNLLSHQSIHTADKPLNCTECGKQFSTKRCLLDHQRIHTGEKLFTCTECGKSFSQKSNLLTHKKIHTGEKPFTCTE; this is translated from the exons gtttcccagtgattgtaccggagaggttagagattaagtcagagaaagaagagcTGAACACTGAGGATCATCTAACCACAATGAAGAGTGAAATGGTTACATTTCCGGTTGATG AGAACTGCCAGAATGAGGAGCAAAACTGGAGCCTAGATATGTCCAGAAGCGGTTTGACCCACAGCAGCCCAGAAGTGCCAACAAAACATGATTCCTGCCACATGTTGGATAAGTGCAAAGAATCAGTGACCCATGATGGTGAATTTACCGGCCGTGTACAGCACATAGTACAAACTGGGTCTAAGTATGGGTCAAGCAGAAGATATGAGAGAGATGGCCAGCTTTTTGTCTGTTGTGAGTGTGGTAAAGGCTTCTCATTAGATAGGGAATTTCTCACACACGTTTGTGCCCACACTAGGGAGAAACCCTTTACCTGTacagaatgtgggaaaagcttttcactgAAGGGGAATCTCCTTTCACACCAGAGTATTCACAAAGCGGACAAACCTTTTaattgtacagagtgtgggaaacggTTCAGTAGTAAGAGGTACCTTCTCgatcaccagaggattcatacaggggtgaaaccattcacatgtacagagtgcggaaaaagcttttcacagaagagcaacctcctcacacatgagaggatccacacaggggagaaatcgttcacatgtacagagtatgggaaacaattcagtattaagagcAAACTGCTTTATCACCAGAAGATTTATACAGggaagaaacctttcacatgtagagaatgtggaaaaagcttttcatggaaaagccacttcctcatacatgagaggattcacacaggggagaaaccgttcacatgtacagagtgtggaaaaagcttttcactGAAGCAGAATCTCGTTTCACACCAGAATATTCACAAAGCGGACAAACCTTTTAATTGTACAGAGTGTGGTAAACGGTTCACTAGTAAGAGGTGCCTTCTCGatcaccagatgattcatacaggggtgAAACCATTCACATGCACAGAGTGCGGAAAAAGCTTTTCACGGAAGAGCAACCTCCTCAAACATGAgatgattcacacaggggagaaatcgttcacatgtacagtgtgtggaaaaagcttttcactGAAGCAGAATCTCCTTTCACACCAGAGTATTCACACAGGGGACAAACCTTTTaattgtacagagtgtgggaaacagttcAGTACTAAGAGGTACCTTCTCGATCACCAGTGGATCCATACAGGGGTGAAAGCGTTCACATGCATagagtgtggaaaaagcttttcacagaagagcaacctcctcacacatgagtggattcatacaggggtgaaaccgttcacatgtacagtgtgtggaaaAAACTTTTCACTGAAGGGGAGACTCTTTTCACACCAGAGTATTCACACAGCGGACAAACCTTTTaattgtacagagtgtgggaaacggTTCAGTAGGAAGAGGTACCTTCTCgatcaccagaggattcatacaggggtgaaACCATTCACCTGCACAGAGTGCggaaaaagcttttcacagaagaacaacctcctcacacatgagaggattcacacaggggagaaaccattcacatgtacagagtgtggaaaaagcttttcatggaagagcaacctcctcacacatgaaaggattcatacagggaagaaacctttcacatgtacagtgtgtggaaaaagcttttcatggaaaagccacttcctcgcacatgagaggattcacacagggaagAAACCGTTCTCATGTACAGAGTGTGCAAAAAGCTTTTCACTTAAGAGCAACCTTCGTACACATGAGAGgactcacacaggggagaaaccgttcTCATGTACAGAGTATGGGAAACAATTCAGAATTAAGAACAATCTGCTTTATCACCAGAAGATTCATACAGGGAAGAAACCATTCATATGCACAGACTGCggaaaaagcttttcacagaagagcaacctcctcacacatgagaggattcatacaggggtgaaaccgttcacatgtacagagtgtggaaaaagcttttcatGGAAGTGCAACCTCCTcacacatgagaggattcacacaggggcgAAACCGTTCACATGTTCAGTGTGTGGAAAAAACTTTTCACTGAAGAGAAATCTCCTTTCACACCAGAGTATTCACACAGCGGACAAACCTTTTaattgtacagagtgtgggaaacagttcAGTACTAAGAGGTACCTTCTCgatcaccagaggattcatacaggggagaaacctttcacatgcagAGAGTGCGGAAAAAGCTTTTCATGGAAGAGCAACCTCCTCgcacatgagaggattcacaaAGGGGAGAAACCGTTCTCATGTACAGAgtatgggaaacaattcagtattaagaacaATCTGCTTTATCACCAGAAGATTCATACAAggaagaaacctttcacatgtacagagtgtggaaaaagcttttcatggaaaagccacttcttcatacatgagaggattcacacaggggagaaaccgttcacatgtacagagtgtgggaaaagcttttcactgAAGGGGAATCTCCTTTCACACCAGAGTATTCACACAGCGGACAAACCTTTAaattgtacagagtgtgggaaacagttcAGTACTAAGAGGTGCCTTCTTgatcaccagaggattcatacaggggagaaacttttcacatgcacagagtgcggaaaaagcttttcacagaagagCAACCTGCTCACACATAagaagattcacacaggggagaaaccattcacatgtacagagtga